Proteins from one Salaquimonas pukyongi genomic window:
- the phnY gene encoding phosphonoacetaldehyde dehydrogenase, whose product MNTISQTVRHEAMRIGGEKVSTDDVVEVLYPYTEEVIGTVPAGNGEHAARAFEIAANYKPQLTRYERQQILFRAGALIRERREEIAHWLTLELGICQQHALYETGRSYDVFMLAGQLAIQDDGQIFSCDLTPHGKDRRIYTMREPARAISAITPFNHPLNMVAHKVAPAIATNNCMVCKPTELTPLTAITLADILYEAGLPSEMFQVVTGWPQDIGEEMIVNDHIDIVTFTGGVPVGKMIASKAGYKRTALELGGNDPLIILNDLDDTDLEKAATIAVAGATGNSGQRCTAVKRILVQESVADRIVPMILEKAKALKFGDPMDPQTQLGCVIHARAAETFENRVLAAEQKGAKILYHPGRKGALLPPIVVDHVPHDSELVMDETFGPIVPVVRVPDDDAEVMAISNSTPFGLSSGVCTNDFRRMQAYIGGLDVGTVNIWEQPGYRIEMSPFGGIKDSGNGVKEGVLEAMKFFTNVKTYSLPWPKQANQG is encoded by the coding sequence ATGAACACGATATCCCAGACGGTTCGCCATGAGGCGATGCGCATTGGCGGCGAGAAGGTAAGCACCGATGATGTTGTGGAGGTGCTCTATCCTTATACCGAAGAGGTGATCGGCACGGTGCCCGCCGGCAATGGGGAACATGCCGCCCGGGCTTTTGAAATCGCGGCAAACTACAAGCCACAGCTTACCCGCTATGAGCGCCAGCAGATCCTGTTCAGGGCCGGCGCACTGATCCGCGAGCGGCGCGAGGAGATTGCCCACTGGCTAACCCTGGAACTCGGCATCTGCCAGCAGCATGCGCTGTATGAGACCGGCCGCTCCTATGACGTCTTTATGCTTGCAGGGCAGTTGGCAATCCAGGATGACGGGCAGATCTTCTCCTGCGACCTGACCCCTCACGGCAAGGACCGCAGGATCTACACCATGCGCGAGCCGGCGCGCGCCATCTCGGCAATCACCCCGTTCAATCACCCTCTCAACATGGTGGCCCACAAGGTGGCCCCGGCGATTGCCACCAATAACTGCATGGTGTGCAAACCGACCGAGCTGACCCCCCTGACGGCGATCACGCTGGCCGATATCCTGTATGAGGCGGGACTGCCGTCGGAAATGTTCCAGGTGGTGACCGGCTGGCCGCAGGACATTGGCGAGGAGATGATCGTCAACGATCACATTGACATCGTCACCTTTACCGGCGGGGTGCCTGTCGGCAAGATGATCGCCTCGAAGGCCGGCTACAAGCGCACCGCGCTTGAACTGGGCGGCAACGACCCGCTGATCATCCTCAACGACCTCGACGATACTGACCTTGAGAAGGCCGCCACGATTGCCGTTGCCGGGGCGACGGGCAATTCCGGCCAGCGCTGCACGGCGGTCAAGCGCATTCTGGTGCAGGAGTCGGTGGCCGACAGGATTGTTCCAATGATTCTCGAGAAGGCGAAGGCGCTGAAGTTCGGCGACCCCATGGACCCGCAGACCCAGCTTGGCTGTGTCATCCATGCCAGGGCGGCCGAGACCTTCGAGAACCGGGTGCTGGCAGCCGAGCAGAAGGGAGCGAAAATCCTCTATCATCCCGGCCGCAAGGGTGCGCTTTTACCGCCCATCGTCGTCGACCATGTGCCTCATGATTCCGAACTGGTGATGGATGAGACCTTCGGTCCGATCGTTCCCGTTGTGCGCGTGCCCGATGACGATGCTGAAGTCATGGCAATCTCCAATTCAACGCCCTTCGGCCTGTCCTCCGGTGTGTGCACCAACGACTTCCGCCGCATGCAGGCCTATATCGGCGGCCTTGATGTGGGCACTGTCAACATCTGGGAGCAGCCGGGCTACCGCATCGAGATGTCCCCATTCGGCGGCATCAAGGACTCCGGAAACGGCGTCAAGGAAGGGGTGCTGGAAGCCATGAAGTTCTTCACAAACGTCAAAACATACTCCCTGCCATGGCCAAAACAGGCCAATCAGGGATGA